One stretch of Dyella jiangningensis DNA includes these proteins:
- a CDS encoding glycoside hydrolase family 99-like domain-containing protein, whose translation MTTRSPANASDFLSRLTRGMRLRTVNIVDRIYRWTPLAPAKKLAVKRVIFTYTGKVFERTGAYQRWAAYERTHAPCPTTTSAEKGIYSTASHAHNILWRADGTQEWLDYRDVRERIDATFTEQRLSKSPKKVAVLDFSQQSPDASANGIRLPVPSECPDVTILVPVYNHLTTTLECLASIAETARDAGPSFEVLIADDASTDESARVLGAIPHVRIVSQPENLGFLRNCNAASKFAKGRLLVLLNNDVQVTKGWLSALVACIDGSADIGAVGPRIAYPNGWLQEAGTTLHADGTSEMVGLNDLPDLPRYSYERDVDYCSGACLLVRREDFERLGGFDETFAPAYCEDSDLSMRLRAEGKRIVYCPNATVLHHLSRTSDGLESDYKLRCISTNLAKFTSRWRAELDRMDDVRTIAFYLPQFHPFPENDLWWGPGFTEWTNVTKAQPNYVGHYQPRLPADLGFYDLRVAEAMEMQAALARRYGLGGFCYYYYWFAGHRLLERPLENMLKTGRPDFPFCLCWANENWTRRWDGQEHDVLMAQSHSDEDDEAVIRDLIRYFRSPNYIRINGKPLILVYRITLFPDFARTAAIWRKTCREEGIGEIYIAQVESFELVSAGTHPSELGCDAAVEFPPQGMAEPRPVSTPLLNADFQGAVADYRDIAVRYATRELPPYKRFLGAMPGWDNTPRRQNNSYAFDNATPGAFQAWLETTIARTKQQYTGDERLVFINAWNEWAEGAYLEPDRRFGHTFLEALRNARDYDRLIRKTRYSLG comes from the coding sequence ATGACCACGCGTTCACCAGCCAATGCCAGCGATTTTCTCAGCCGGTTAACACGGGGGATGCGTCTTCGCACCGTAAACATCGTCGACAGGATCTATCGTTGGACGCCGCTGGCCCCGGCAAAGAAGCTGGCGGTCAAGCGCGTGATCTTCACATACACCGGAAAGGTGTTCGAGCGCACAGGCGCCTACCAGCGCTGGGCGGCTTATGAGCGCACACATGCGCCATGCCCAACGACAACGTCTGCGGAAAAGGGTATCTACTCCACCGCATCGCACGCGCACAATATCCTGTGGCGTGCTGACGGCACTCAGGAGTGGCTCGATTACCGGGACGTCCGCGAGCGCATCGACGCTACCTTCACGGAGCAACGCCTGTCGAAGAGCCCCAAGAAAGTTGCTGTCCTTGACTTCAGCCAGCAATCCCCGGATGCCTCAGCCAACGGCATCCGCCTGCCAGTTCCCTCCGAGTGCCCGGATGTCACCATCTTGGTGCCCGTGTACAACCATCTCACGACGACGCTGGAATGCCTGGCCTCCATTGCAGAAACCGCGAGAGATGCGGGGCCGTCGTTTGAAGTCCTGATTGCCGATGATGCTTCTACGGATGAGAGTGCTCGGGTACTGGGCGCGATTCCTCACGTTCGCATTGTCTCCCAACCCGAAAATCTGGGCTTTCTTCGTAACTGCAACGCCGCATCGAAATTTGCCAAGGGGCGCCTGCTCGTCCTTCTGAACAACGACGTGCAGGTAACAAAGGGCTGGTTGTCAGCGCTTGTCGCGTGCATCGATGGCTCCGCAGATATCGGGGCTGTTGGTCCACGCATTGCCTATCCAAATGGCTGGTTGCAGGAGGCTGGCACGACTTTGCACGCCGACGGCACTTCCGAAATGGTCGGTCTCAACGACCTTCCGGACTTGCCTCGATACTCGTACGAGCGGGACGTGGACTATTGCAGTGGTGCTTGCCTGCTCGTGCGTAGGGAGGATTTCGAACGACTGGGCGGTTTCGACGAGACCTTTGCTCCCGCGTACTGTGAGGACTCTGACCTTTCCATGCGGTTACGCGCCGAAGGCAAGCGCATCGTCTACTGCCCAAATGCAACCGTTCTCCATCACTTGAGCCGTACGTCAGACGGTTTGGAGAGCGACTACAAACTTCGCTGCATCTCAACCAATTTGGCCAAGTTCACCTCCCGCTGGAGAGCCGAACTTGATCGTATGGACGATGTCCGCACCATCGCCTTCTATCTCCCGCAATTCCATCCGTTTCCAGAGAACGACCTGTGGTGGGGCCCCGGTTTCACTGAATGGACGAATGTCACCAAGGCACAGCCAAATTACGTCGGTCATTATCAGCCTCGCCTGCCGGCGGACCTTGGCTTCTACGACCTGCGCGTTGCCGAAGCGATGGAAATGCAGGCCGCCCTTGCCCGACGGTACGGCCTGGGTGGCTTCTGCTATTACTACTACTGGTTTGCCGGGCATCGGCTACTAGAGCGGCCTCTGGAAAACATGCTGAAAACCGGTCGCCCGGATTTCCCATTCTGCCTGTGTTGGGCCAATGAAAACTGGACGCGTCGTTGGGATGGCCAAGAGCATGATGTGCTCATGGCTCAGAGTCATTCCGATGAAGACGATGAAGCTGTCATTCGCGACCTCATTCGCTACTTCCGCAGTCCCAATTACATACGGATCAACGGCAAGCCCCTCATACTGGTCTATCGCATAACGCTGTTCCCCGATTTCGCTCGCACCGCCGCCATCTGGCGCAAAACCTGCCGTGAAGAAGGCATTGGCGAAATCTACATCGCCCAGGTGGAGTCGTTTGAGCTGGTCTCAGCAGGCACCCATCCAAGCGAGCTTGGTTGCGATGCGGCCGTGGAGTTTCCCCCGCAGGGCATGGCCGAGCCACGACCCGTCTCCACGCCGCTGTTGAATGCTGACTTTCAGGGCGCAGTGGCTGACTATCGCGACATCGCCGTGCGCTATGCAACGCGTGAACTGCCCCCCTACAAACGCTTTCTAGGTGCGATGCCGGGCTGGGACAATACTCCCAGAAGGCAAAACAACAGTTACGCCTTTGACAACGCTACGCCTGGGGCATTTCAAGCGTGGCTGGAAACGACGATTGCCCGCACTAAGCAGCAATACACAGGTGATGAGCGGCTCGTCTTCATCAATGCGTGGAACGAATGGGCGGAGGGCGCCTACCTGGAGCCCGATCGTCGCTTCGGACATACCTTCCTGGAAGCACTTCGCAATGCCCGGGATTACGACCGCCTCATTCGAAAGACTCGTTATTCACTCGGGTAA
- a CDS encoding DDE-type integrase/transposase/recombinase: MSRICSIDNPKANAPNQKWVADFMCSWTSEVQRYVAMVLGQCPLRVVWSMQSWMTAQLVPDALVKAVWRRPEPALHHSDRGSQYTSTRIEHLLGELDIILSKSRSGKCRDNSAMESFFKSLKTERTDAHAYRAGSR; this comes from the coding sequence CTGAGCCGAATCTGCTCGATCGACAACCCCAAGGCGAACGCGCCGAACCAGAAGTGGGTCGCCGACTTCATGTGCTCGTGGACGAGCGAAGTCCAGCGGTATGTCGCTATGGTGCTGGGTCAGTGTCCGCTTCGCGTCGTCTGGTCGATGCAGTCGTGGATGACGGCGCAACTGGTGCCCGACGCGCTGGTGAAGGCTGTATGGCGTCGACCCGAGCCGGCGCTGCATCATTCGGATCGTGGCAGCCAATACACCAGCACTCGCATTGAGCACCTGCTCGGCGAGCTTGACATTATCCTCAGCAAGAGCCGCTCGGGTAAATGCCGGGACAACTCGGCGATGGAAAGCTTCTTCAAATCGCTCAAGACCGAACGCACTGACGCCCACGCGTATCGAGCCGGCTCAAGGTAA
- a CDS encoding UDP-glucose dehydrogenase family protein: protein MKITVVGTGYVGLVTGACLAEMGNDVLCLDVNPEKIRVLQEGGVPIHEPGLDKIIASNVAAGRLHFTTDIDQAVAFGTAQFIAVGTPPDEDGSADLQYVLEAAKNIGRRMNEYKVVIDKSTVPVGTADKVRAAIAEELSARCAVIDYSVVSNPEFLKEGSAVDDFMKPDRIVVGADDERGITLMKALYAPFQRNHDKLVLMDVRSAELTKYAANAMLATRISFMNELALLAEKLGADIELVRRGIGSDPRIGYHFLYAGCGYGGSCFPKDVKALIRSGEEAGQTLRVLQSVEEANDAQKRVLTEKICKRFGEDLKGRHFAVWGLAFKPNTDDMREATSRVLIGDLLARGATVAAYDPVAHEEAHRVFGDAQGLELIRSQTDVLRKADALIVVTEWKEFRCPDFVELKQLLRTPVVFDGRNLYEPSELRALGFEHYPIGR, encoded by the coding sequence ATGAAAATCACCGTTGTTGGAACTGGATACGTGGGCCTGGTGACCGGCGCCTGCCTTGCCGAAATGGGTAACGACGTCCTGTGCCTGGATGTGAACCCCGAGAAGATTCGCGTCCTGCAGGAAGGCGGCGTCCCCATCCATGAGCCCGGCCTGGACAAGATCATTGCCTCCAACGTGGCGGCAGGCCGGCTTCACTTCACCACGGACATCGACCAGGCTGTCGCCTTCGGCACCGCGCAGTTCATCGCAGTCGGCACGCCACCTGACGAAGACGGCTCTGCTGACTTGCAATATGTACTTGAGGCGGCGAAGAACATCGGCCGGCGGATGAACGAGTACAAGGTAGTCATCGACAAAAGCACGGTGCCGGTTGGTACGGCAGACAAGGTCCGCGCAGCAATCGCGGAGGAGCTGTCCGCCCGCTGCGCGGTCATCGACTATTCCGTCGTGTCCAACCCTGAGTTCCTCAAAGAAGGATCCGCGGTGGACGACTTCATGAAGCCGGATCGAATCGTCGTGGGCGCCGACGACGAGCGCGGCATCACTCTCATGAAGGCGCTTTACGCGCCGTTCCAGCGCAATCACGACAAGCTGGTGCTGATGGACGTGCGCTCAGCGGAACTTACCAAGTACGCAGCAAACGCCATGTTGGCTACGCGCATTTCGTTCATGAACGAACTTGCCCTGCTCGCGGAAAAGCTCGGTGCGGACATCGAGCTAGTACGCCGCGGCATCGGCTCGGATCCGCGCATCGGCTATCACTTCCTGTATGCCGGCTGCGGTTACGGCGGCTCCTGCTTCCCCAAGGATGTGAAGGCACTGATTCGCTCAGGCGAAGAGGCAGGACAAACGCTACGCGTGCTGCAGTCGGTGGAGGAGGCCAACGATGCGCAAAAACGTGTTCTGACCGAAAAGATCTGCAAGCGCTTTGGCGAGGATCTGAAGGGCAGGCATTTTGCCGTCTGGGGGCTGGCGTTCAAGCCGAATACCGACGATATGCGTGAAGCAACGAGTCGCGTCCTCATTGGCGACTTGCTGGCCAGAGGCGCCACGGTCGCCGCCTATGATCCGGTGGCGCACGAGGAGGCACATCGTGTCTTCGGCGACGCACAGGGCCTCGAGCTAATCAGGTCGCAGACGGACGTGCTGCGCAAGGCGGACGCGCTGATCGTGGTGACCGAATGGAAGGAGTTCCGGTGCCCCGATTTCGTCGAACTGAAGCAACTCCTCCGCACGCCTGTCGTCTTCGATGGCCGCAACCTCTACGAGCCAAGTGAACTCCGCGCACTCGGTTTCGAACACTATCCCATCGGCCGCTGA
- a CDS encoding GtrA family protein, whose product MTSATSSLLRHQPVRYVINGMAATCISYAVLGACIHVAHVPSAGVANFIAAVIGITASFLGSRHFVFPGTKESVWHQLGRFWLLYAALALLQAAVLFAWTDMAKLDYRTGFLIGTFLQMVCSYFGGKLWVFKQ is encoded by the coding sequence ATGACCAGCGCGACCTCTAGCCTCCTCAGGCACCAACCGGTCCGCTACGTCATCAACGGGATGGCGGCCACTTGCATTAGCTACGCCGTCCTGGGCGCGTGCATCCATGTTGCGCATGTGCCGTCGGCAGGTGTCGCCAACTTCATCGCCGCTGTCATCGGCATCACGGCGTCGTTCCTCGGAAGCCGCCACTTCGTGTTTCCGGGCACCAAAGAATCGGTCTGGCACCAACTGGGGCGCTTCTGGCTGCTGTATGCAGCCCTTGCTTTGTTGCAGGCCGCGGTGCTGTTCGCCTGGACGGACATGGCCAAGCTCGACTATCGCACGGGCTTCCTGATCGGCACGTTCCTGCAGATGGTTTGCAGTTATTTCGGAGGAAAGCTTTGGGTATTCAAGCAATAA
- a CDS encoding glycosyltransferase: MRHPKLIVVTPVFEDTEASTILFSELAKACGTEIHVVAVDDGSVRQPLTLQGMLDANVDGTVIRLKRNVGHQRAIAVGLAYVADKFSDIDRVVVMDSDGEDLPETIGSLLDELDASEVDVVVAQRKSRVETLRFKTFYVVYKWLFSLLTGRRISFGNFMALNGTATRRLASMGELATHVAGTVLVSRLRWRTCALDRGPRYAGKSKMNFVGLALHGFKGLMIFAEDVLVRVGIACTSVAVLSLLGVSVAIVLKTLGYATPGWFSVALGLLLLVFLQTGAITLMTLMLTGIARGSTVLPLDYRLLVDQIFATRHDQRDL; this comes from the coding sequence ATGCGCCACCCCAAGCTCATTGTCGTCACACCGGTGTTCGAGGACACTGAAGCTTCCACCATTCTTTTCTCCGAACTGGCAAAAGCCTGCGGTACGGAGATCCATGTCGTGGCTGTGGATGATGGCTCGGTGCGGCAACCATTGACGCTGCAAGGCATGCTCGACGCCAACGTGGATGGCACGGTGATTCGCCTCAAACGCAACGTCGGGCATCAGCGCGCCATTGCGGTGGGCTTGGCCTATGTCGCTGACAAATTTAGCGACATCGATCGTGTAGTCGTCATGGACTCCGATGGCGAAGACCTTCCTGAAACTATCGGCAGCTTGCTCGATGAGCTGGACGCGTCCGAGGTCGATGTGGTCGTCGCTCAGCGGAAGAGCCGCGTCGAGACGTTGCGCTTCAAGACGTTCTACGTGGTTTACAAGTGGCTTTTCAGCTTGCTCACGGGACGCAGGATCAGCTTCGGCAATTTCATGGCGCTGAACGGTACGGCCACACGCCGCCTGGCTTCCATGGGTGAACTGGCCACCCACGTAGCCGGCACGGTTCTCGTGTCGCGCCTGAGGTGGCGCACGTGCGCCCTTGACCGCGGGCCGCGCTATGCGGGCAAAAGCAAGATGAACTTCGTGGGCCTGGCGCTGCACGGTTTCAAGGGCCTGATGATCTTTGCCGAAGATGTCCTTGTCCGGGTTGGCATCGCCTGCACCAGCGTCGCGGTTCTTTCACTGCTGGGCGTTAGCGTCGCCATCGTGCTCAAGACCCTTGGCTATGCCACGCCGGGCTGGTTCTCGGTCGCGCTTGGGCTGTTGCTGCTGGTCTTCCTTCAGACAGGCGCCATCACGCTGATGACGCTCATGCTTACCGGTATAGCCCGCGGTAGCACGGTGCTCCCGCTGGACTATCGCCTGCTGGTCGACCAGATATTCGCGACGCGTCATGACCAGCGCGACCTCTAG
- a CDS encoding UDP-glucuronic acid decarboxylase family protein — MEKILSQILVTGGAGFLGSHLCDRLIEAGHDVLCVDNFFTGSKDNIRHLIGHPSFELLRHDVTFPLYVEVGQIYNLACPASPVHYQHDPVQTTKTSVHGAINMLGLAKRTRARILQASTSEVYGDPEVHPQPESYWGRTNPVGIRSCYDEGKRCAETLFFDYWRQHQLEIKVMRIFNTYGPRMHPNDGRVVSNFIVQALKGEPITIYGDGTQTRSFCYVDDLIEGMRRLMNSAIDITGPINIGNPGEFTMLELAEKVVSLVGGKSKITYQPLPSDDPKQRQPDITQARTKLDWSPKVSLDDGLKETVDYFRKRLGV, encoded by the coding sequence ATGGAGAAGATTTTGAGCCAGATTCTGGTTACCGGCGGCGCGGGATTTCTTGGCTCCCACCTGTGCGACCGCCTGATTGAAGCGGGACACGACGTTCTCTGCGTGGATAACTTCTTCACGGGCTCGAAGGACAACATCCGGCATCTTATCGGCCACCCTTCCTTCGAGCTGCTGCGCCACGACGTAACCTTTCCCCTCTATGTAGAAGTGGGGCAGATCTACAACCTGGCTTGCCCGGCGTCGCCCGTCCACTACCAGCACGATCCCGTCCAGACCACCAAAACAAGCGTTCACGGTGCCATCAACATGCTTGGCCTCGCAAAGCGCACAAGAGCGCGCATTCTCCAGGCGTCAACGTCTGAGGTATATGGTGATCCGGAAGTCCATCCTCAGCCCGAGTCTTACTGGGGTCGCACCAACCCGGTGGGCATCCGCAGCTGTTATGACGAAGGCAAGCGGTGTGCGGAAACGCTCTTTTTCGACTACTGGCGCCAACACCAGCTCGAAATCAAGGTCATGCGTATCTTCAACACGTACGGCCCACGTATGCACCCCAACGATGGTCGCGTCGTAAGCAACTTCATCGTCCAGGCGCTCAAAGGGGAGCCGATCACCATCTATGGCGATGGCACTCAGACGCGCAGCTTTTGCTACGTTGATGACCTCATCGAGGGTATGCGCCGCCTGATGAACAGTGCAATTGACATCACAGGCCCGATCAACATCGGCAATCCTGGCGAGTTCACCATGCTTGAACTAGCCGAGAAGGTCGTATCACTGGTGGGCGGCAAATCCAAGATCACCTACCAGCCACTGCCAAGCGACGATCCGAAGCAGCGCCAGCCCGACATCACGCAAGCCAGGACAAAGCTCGACTGGAGCCCCAAGGTCTCGCTCGACGATGGCCTGAAGGAAACTGTTGATTATTTCCGCAAGCGCCTCGGAGTCTGA
- a CDS encoding phosphomannomutase, with protein sequence MNLKSFKAYDIRGRVPDELNEDLAQCIGNATAQLLGPGPIVLGRDVRLSSPALQDALADGITASGRDVIDIGLCGTEEVYFQTAHLGAAGGIMVTASHNPMDYNGLKLVREGARPVSGDSGLFTIRDHVADGRYVESAAPGTVRIAADKSAYVAHLLTYVDAASLKPLKIVTNPGNGGAGLVIDELASHLPFEFVRIQHEPDGHFPHGIPNPLLPENRQATADAVRAHGADFGIAWDGDFDRCFFFDASGRFIEGYYLVGLLATALLAKHPGEKIIHDPRLTWNTIEMVSAAGGIPVQSKTGHAFIKERMRAENAVYGGEMSAHHYFRDFAYCDSGMIPWLLIAGLVSSTGQSLAGMVEDRMSAFPCSGEINFVVFDAKASIERVMEYFAGQNPVLDDTDGISADFGDWRFNLRSSNTEPLLRLNVEARADHALMMRQTDEIRAQLQA encoded by the coding sequence GACGAACTGAACGAAGACCTCGCCCAGTGCATCGGCAATGCCACGGCCCAGTTGCTGGGTCCAGGGCCCATCGTGCTCGGCCGCGACGTGCGGCTGAGCAGTCCTGCCCTGCAGGACGCGTTGGCTGACGGCATCACGGCCAGTGGACGCGATGTCATCGATATCGGGCTTTGCGGCACCGAAGAGGTTTATTTCCAGACGGCCCATCTGGGTGCGGCTGGCGGCATCATGGTGACCGCCAGCCACAACCCGATGGACTACAACGGGCTCAAGCTCGTGCGCGAAGGCGCCCGGCCCGTCAGCGGTGATTCGGGCCTGTTCACCATCCGCGACCACGTTGCCGATGGTCGGTATGTCGAGTCTGCCGCTCCCGGGACCGTGCGGATTGCCGCCGACAAGAGCGCGTATGTCGCGCACCTGTTGACCTATGTCGACGCGGCGTCGCTCAAGCCGCTGAAGATCGTCACCAACCCCGGCAATGGCGGTGCCGGTCTGGTGATCGACGAGCTGGCATCGCATCTGCCCTTCGAGTTTGTGCGTATCCAGCACGAGCCGGATGGCCATTTCCCCCATGGGATACCCAACCCACTGCTTCCGGAAAACCGGCAGGCCACCGCCGACGCCGTCCGCGCTCACGGTGCGGACTTCGGCATCGCCTGGGACGGCGACTTCGACCGCTGCTTCTTCTTCGACGCCTCGGGCCGATTCATTGAGGGCTACTACCTGGTCGGCCTGCTGGCAACAGCGCTGCTGGCCAAGCACCCAGGCGAAAAGATCATCCACGACCCGCGATTGACGTGGAACACGATCGAAATGGTGAGCGCGGCGGGCGGCATCCCAGTCCAGAGCAAAACCGGCCACGCCTTCATCAAGGAGCGCATGCGCGCGGAGAACGCCGTCTACGGCGGCGAAATGAGCGCGCATCACTACTTCCGTGATTTCGCCTATTGCGATTCCGGCATGATCCCGTGGCTGCTCATCGCGGGTCTCGTATCGTCCACTGGCCAGTCACTTGCCGGCATGGTCGAAGATCGCATGAGCGCCTTCCCCTGCAGCGGCGAGATCAATTTCGTTGTCTTCGACGCAAAGGCTTCCATCGAACGTGTCATGGAGTACTTCGCCGGTCAGAATCCTGTGCTCGATGACACGGACGGTATCAGCGCGGATTTCGGCGACTGGCGATTCAACCTGCGCAGCTCAAACACTGAACCGCTACTTCGCCTGAACGTCGAGGCGCGCGCTGATCACGCCTTGATGATGCGGCAGACTGATGAGATTCGCGCGCAGCTTCAGGCTTGA